Part of the Oncorhynchus masou masou isolate Uvic2021 chromosome 18, UVic_Omas_1.1, whole genome shotgun sequence genome, AGAAGAATAAATGTAACTAGTTTTTAAATTCAAAAGTTAATTTTAACATTTGAATATTTCCTTATGGTTATTAGGTTGTGCTTCATGGTTTCTCTTTCTCGCAGGAAAAAGGTAGTGTTCGCTGGAGAACCATTAAAAATGTGTTGGTAATATAATTctacaaaaataaagaaaagcatGGTTTTCAAATAACGAAGAATGTCCAACGGTGGAACGGGATCTTTTTCCATTTACTTCAACCTGATACAGGTTACAATGCAGTTTTATCACAGGTGGGGCTAGGTAAGGTTTCATAATGCACATCCTATCTTACAATCTCAACACTGGTAGTACAAATAAAGATATATATATCtaccaaggagagagaggaggaccgtTTACACCATTGCTCTTTATTTGCCTTGTGAAAACCATGCTTGGTGTGGGGAGGAGGGGATCGTGCATGACAGAGTGGGGCTGGGTGGGATGGCACTCGAGGAGCCAGACCACTATTTCCACAGCAGGTGTGTTAAAGGCACACCGGGGTTACTCCTAATCCCAGCTAGACACTTCACACCCGCACAACGCACGCGCTCACCTGACTGcaaacacacagtacacacagaaGCAGCACAAGTTACAGCCCCAGGAGTAAGGTTCGATACAGAaaaagagaggtggaggatgagGTTTTTGGAGaaagactgggagggaggagttCCAGGGGGTAAGGGGCTTGGAACCGGTGCTGCCATTGTGTTAGACAGAGGGAAAACTAAAATGGTGAAATAAATCATTTCTGGTTCTTGAGTTGGTTGGAGAGCCAGTCAAGGCCCTCGTAGAGGCCGTCCCCACTGGTAGCACAAGTGGCCTGGATGTACCAGCTGCGCTGGCGGAGAGCGTGGAGCCCCAGCTTGTCTGTGATCTCTGCAGCATTCATTGCATTGGGAAGGTCCTAAGAAACATCCAGGTTCAAATGATTAATTCTCTAACACACTGCAAGATCTTACTCAAGCCCAGTGATAGTGAAAGGGGTTGGCAATTCAAAAAATGATTAAGTATGCATGGTCAATGAGTATGGTCCACTCACAATTTTTAGCAGGATAAAAGAGCACTACAAGGAGTCAAGGCCATCAGAATTCAGATATGAGTACCCATGCGCACCTGTTTGTTTGCAAAAACGAGCAGCACAGCATCTCTTAGCTCATCCTCTGCGAGCATTCTCTGCAACTCCTCCCTCGCCTCGTTCACTCGCTCCCGGTCGTTGCTGTCCACCACAAAGATAAGACCTGCAAAGAAGTACATAGTTAGAAGACAATATGACACTAGTTCTCCGATAAGCAACTCTGATTCATGTAACCATCTATGGACCACCATTGCCAACGATCCTCAAAGCTCCTTTGGATCTTACCTTGAGTGTTCTGGAAGTAGTGGCGCCACAGCGGCCTGATTTTGTCTTGACCGCCAACGTCCCACACTGTGAAGCTGATGTTCTTGTATTCTACCGTTTCTACATTAAAACCTGGACAGAGAATGATGAAGGCACATATTCCATAAGTAGCCTAATTTAGAGAAGAAAATTAGGTATAGGCTAATGCATTCAAGGAAAATTGTCCTTACCAATTGTTGGAATGGTGGTAACAATCTCTCCTAGTTTGAGTTTGTACAGGATAGTCGTTTTTCCAGCCGCATCGAGTCCAACCATGAGAATCCTCATCTCCTTCTTGCCAAATAGGCCCTTGAACAGGCTTCCAAACATATTCCCCATGGTCACTTATCTGAAAAAGAGGAATGCAAGGTGAAGAAAAATCAGTAATGGTACACATTTAGACTTCTACAGGGATCATACACATTTTGACCAATTGAATTTCATGACTTTTCATCAAATTTCCATGACCAAACGAAAATGGCGTCTACGTAAGTATAAAAAAAGTGTTGTGGTATTGACACTGGGGGCTGCTCTCTGATCCCATGTTACATCTCCTGTCTTTGTGCAGGGCACTTAAACCCCACCAAGTAGAATACCTGTTAGGCAACTGTATAAATCACATGTGGTCAACCTTCAgtctggagagctactgggttAGCAGGCTTTTGATACAGCTCTGCTCAAACAGAGACAATTAATCAAGGTCCGGTTGAGCAGCTAATTCCTAAAAATGTGGTTTGTTAGAGGGGGACTGGAATAAAAGCCTGCGCACCCATTcgctctcctggaggatggttgcCCACCCTCGATGTAAAATATATTGCAACATTACAACCAAACGCCttttaaataattcattaatttaaTATACCAAAGATCAAATGGATACAAATATTTTTATTCAGCTGAAGCATCCCCACAAATTTTCTTCAGGAAACATACATGTTAGTTTAGTAATTTATCTTACAGTTTATTTTGCAGGTTGACTAGCATCTCATGTCCCATACATTGGATGCCCAAATCAACTTCTTAAAACCATATAATCCAAAAGTCTACAGCTAATATTTTTTCTTATAATTACTGTCCACGATTCAAATAATTATTTTGCTTCATATGCAATTCATCACAATTTAACCAATTCCCAACTAATAAAATGGCAAAGTAAATCATTTGTTCATTCAAAAAGAATTGTTTAAATTAATTAACCTACTTTGTATGGCCTtattagtgagtgtgtgttttgggggacATGACATAATGGAAACAAACATTTTTCTAGGTAAGTGAGTTaacaacaaattattatttacaatgacggactaccccgccaaaccctaacccgtatgacgctgggtcaattgtgcgccgccctatgggactcccaatcacgaccggttgtgatacggcctgtaatcgaaccagggtctgcagtgacgcctctagcactgagatgcagtgccttagaccgctgcgccacaccactcgggagcccaacacATGCTAATAAAAGCTACACAATTAACTACAGGGTACAATATAGATGTTTTGAGCGGACAACCTAGTTAGTCTGTTCTCTATCATATTTTATAGGCTATATGGGCCTACCTGCTGCTGGAATGTCCGAATGTCTGTCTTTCCTTTGAGTAATGGCCCACTCGTCTCGCACAATTGCAGGTTATGCGCGTAAACAGACGTGCTAAACTGCCATTCCGATCCTGGCTGATATGTTGACTTAACTGTGCCTAAATAAATTATTTTATCAGAAATTCAAATGAATTTCCATGACTTTTCCTGAACTTCCGGATTTAAATCACCCCAAAAACTTTTCCGGGCCGTAATGCCGGAATGGTATTAGCTAGCTATAGTATGTACATTCAAAGAGACATACGTTTGCAGGAATTAACCCCAAGCTACCATTATATTCCCCAAACCCAACGTCAGCATACTGCTATAGTTAGCTAGTTGTATGGCTGTGGATATATTCCGTTGCTTTAACGTCAGAAACGACTTAAAAAATGACAACAATTAATGCGATCCTGTCAGCTGACTCGCCACAGGTAGCTGCTTTTAGCATGTCAGGTTTATGATTTCGGTAGCGGGTGTTCtgtgacaaaaaaaataaaacataatatagTATTTATTCAGCCAAGGTGGTGCTTGCTCCTAAGTCCTAACTTATAAACACTATGCAATTGTGAATAAATCTCCGTTCAAGTTAGCTAGGCCTGCCTTAACAGTGGCAAGGCTAACTAAGCAAGCCTGAATGTTTCCCCATCAGGATCTAGAAACTAAAATAAATCTCCGAATTTAATTGGCAACATGCGTACCCGGTAGATAGTGAACTTGAGGGCCGACAACATTCTTCAAACTAACGTTAGCTACGTACTATATCGTTAAAGCGAAAAGAAAAAGCTCTAACTAGTTAGCTAACCAGCTTGGGCGGATGCTTAGCATCATGCTCTTATTAACTAGCTCGTTAAGTTAGCGAACAAACTGGGGATCTCAGGCATTTAAAAGGTTTACCGAACATATCGTTTTACACGCATTTGCTACTCATCTTATGACAAAACTAGTCAGCCTGAAGGAAGAGACTGTGTTCGCTAACTTAGCATCACTAGCTAGCCATATATATGCCGCAACGTCAGATGTAGAGGAAATTGTGACGTCATTTGAAGAACGGGCAACGGGAAAACTGAGCGTTTTTGTCAGATTCTTGTTCACTCGAACATACATTATTATATGTTAAACATACGTGATGTATGATATATTCACCTTAGAAAGACTGCTTCTGGATCTTGCTTCTCTTTCAGTTACTCCAAAATGGCGTTTGCGCAACTCAGTAGACACCGGTGTGTGGACAGACACTTCCCACGGTTAATCTTATCCAATCATATCACCTATTGTACTTAAAGACCCCGCCTGTAATACCATTTCATCCAATCACGTGGCCGATATGATTTGACGACAACGAGGAAGTGAACGTACACATTTTAGCCAATTACTTTTGAATCACATTATTAATGCAACTCAAGCTATCAATGCAAGTGGCAGATAGTAGATTCGGATCAATGCAGTCAGTAGCAGAATATTCTGTGATTCAACTCATTGTGCACTGACTCTCTAGTGAGGTGATCAGGGTGTCTTCTTTCCCAAGCCCACAGAGCTTGTTGATTGAATCTTGGTTTTAACACAAGCTTTTCAGAACTATTCCAACTCAATAAACCAGATGTTGGTTTGTTCACGTGATTCATTTATTCTCAACATGGTGGattgtttaaaaaacaaacatgaatTTTAGGCCTATGCATCATCACACTGATATAAGCTAGAATTGTTGAGTAGCTATAATGAGTAGCGAGAGACCTACTATCATAGGCTAAtaattacagaaagagaaaaatcATCACAATGTGAAAATGTTGTGCCTGAGTCTCAATTTAGAAAATAGCTGCATGTATACACCTTCAAAGTTGTTTCATTCCCGAATCTCAAGCTTTCCCTCTTTGATCCTCCAACTCCATCGTGGACAACAGTCTGGGGAAGGAATACAGCAAAGCCACAAGCCTGACTCCTGGATTTCCTGTTGGAAGGACACGGGCTTCCTGTCCAGAGTCTCCAAACTGAAGGCCTTCACTGTGATCTAAATGAGACACAGCACACTCTCATGTTATCTGTACATCAATTAGACAGGCTAATGGTATGTTCAACCTTACTCAGATCTACAGTGATCTCTTACCTGCTCGCTTATCCCTATGGCAACATGACCCACTTTGACCTGACGCTGTTCACGGATCCTCAAACACTCACCGCCAATGTTTTCAATCCATATCTCAACGCCTAGACCAGCAATGCACAGAGAACAGTGAGTTCATCCACAATCATACCCTTCTCCCCTAATGGTTACAGACAAGTCTATCCAGAGCCTTTTCTCACCTTCAAAGCAGTAAGATGGTGGCTGGTTGGTGGATACCACCAGCCATTCCAAGTTGAagctctgtccgtctgtctggctGTTGTAGGAGAAGACTCCAGAGCTGAGGTCATCAGACGAGCAATCAGAATCTTTGTCTGTATCCTCCTTCTGGGATGAACCAGTGCTGCTCATACAGGAGGGAGGGTGGTCCCTTGGCTCAGGGGAGGGGGTCTGGGCCAAAATGCCCACGGTaacacctggagagagacagatcgCCTTACTTTCCTGTCTCAAGAATATACACCTCACTGCATCTTTTAGATGTGCATAAAGCCTGACTGTCTGTGCAGCAGTAGCCACTTAACTCACCATCTCTTAAGTATTCCAATTCAGGCTCTGACCCCCAGGATTGCTCAATCTCCGGCTGGCCTTTCCGCAGGACGGGGAAGTGGGTGTGGAGAGCTTGGTAAAGTTCTGTGGaagactcctcttcctcccaaTCGCCTTCATATTCCCAGTCACTTTTCCTCTCCAGATCTCCATCCTCCCCCAAGTAAATATCCACCTCGGAATCTGTCTCAGGTTCCCAATCTTCCACCACATGGCTCTCCTCCAAGGCATTTTGATAAGATTCCCAGTCCCTATCCTCCAGAGAGTATGTCACTGATTCAGAATCTCTCTCCAATTCCGATCCGCCCTCCTCAGAATCACTACTGTCCGCGCCAGCGGCCAACGCTCTCCAGGGGCTCACCCAATGCATTTTGGGTGCTGACTGTGTGGCTGCTGGCTTTGCAGGGGCAGAGGGAATGTAGGGTTTTTTATGATTCCCAGTCTT contains:
- the LOC135505056 gene encoding ADP-ribosylation factor 1-like, which encodes MGNMFGSLFKGLFGKKEMRILMVGLDAAGKTTILYKLKLGEIVTTIPTIGFNVETVEYKNISFTVWDVGGQDKIRPLWRHYFQNTQGLIFVVDSNDRERVNEAREELQRMLAEDELRDAVLLVFANKQDLPNAMNAAEITDKLGLHALRQRSWYIQATCATSGDGLYEGLDWLSNQLKNQK